A part of Bacillota bacterium genomic DNA contains:
- a CDS encoding serine hydrolase, which yields MRNRVYRALGLVIAIAFLGAGSLLYWGGSTRHDIPAGNGMGREAGSSEARPDYTPLKAELEAYIKSQPATYGVYFRDLKTGMGFGINEYEPITAASTVKVPAVLYLNRLVAEGKASWDDRVVYNSATDYQDGAGILQFAARDGDSYSLRTLANLAITISDNVAYRMLVRHLGKDNIAEFMRELGGEMVFPGGQNITCAKDMAAYIQGVLDFDRSHPDLGSRLLDDMAHPIYHVGLPGKLPPQVTVAHKEGDISGVANDVGIVFANRPYILVVLSKDVPDIDQGFATIAEISRIVYDYQNSVAA from the coding sequence ATGAGAAACCGCGTCTACCGCGCCCTCGGCCTTGTTATCGCAATAGCTTTTCTGGGCGCCGGGTCGCTGCTCTATTGGGGCGGGTCGACGCGCCACGACATCCCGGCCGGGAACGGTATGGGTAGAGAAGCAGGCTCGTCCGAGGCGCGACCAGACTACACGCCACTCAAGGCCGAGCTCGAGGCTTATATAAAGTCGCAGCCCGCCACATACGGCGTGTATTTCCGCGACCTCAAAACTGGGATGGGCTTCGGAATCAATGAATACGAGCCCATCACCGCGGCAAGCACCGTGAAAGTCCCCGCTGTGCTCTACCTGAACCGTCTCGTTGCGGAGGGCAAGGCGAGCTGGGACGACCGCGTCGTGTACAACAGCGCCACGGACTACCAGGATGGGGCCGGGATACTCCAGTTCGCGGCGAGAGACGGGGATAGTTACTCCCTTCGGACATTGGCGAACCTGGCTATCACGATAAGCGATAACGTGGCCTACCGGATGCTCGTCCGGCACCTCGGAAAGGACAATATCGCGGAGTTCATGCGGGAACTCGGCGGGGAGATGGTGTTCCCGGGCGGTCAGAATATAACGTGTGCCAAGGACATGGCAGCGTACATCCAAGGCGTGCTCGACTTCGACCGGTCTCATCCGGACCTCGGCTCACGCCTCCTGGACGACATGGCGCACCCCATCTACCACGTCGGCTTGCCGGGAAAGCTCCCGCCGCAGGTGACGGTGGCGCACAAAGAGGGTGACATTTCCGGCGTAGCCAACGATGTGGGCATCGTGTTCGCTAATAGACCGTACATCCTCGTGGTGCTCTCGAAGGATGTTCCCGACATCGATCAGGGCTTCGCCACGATCGCTGAGATCTCGCGGATCGTGTACGACTACCAGAACAGCGTGGCCGCTTGA
- a CDS encoding ABC transporter substrate-binding protein, with the protein MRRLWRGILAGLLFVFLVAGVASTGFAAQGKLYEMAIFADPTTINLYSSLGPSSTVWNTFVSNSQYYTSLYGNAAPTWAFVPAAAADMPSPLKQETIGGKTYYTSIVKMRKDIKWSDNTPLTADDVVFSYNAVLEMDPNKLGGNWPSIVDPTVLERVEKVDDYTVKFILKEKPGLSQWQYGLLQNYIVNKKYWEPVFEKAKKAADPVKELFAHEPENQPTAGPWKFGHWEKGAFWQNVPNPVYSGKGEVTTFYENGVVTIENPRTGFKWQSGKPEGKVQLKVTDGPDATGTLYRIFQNQSAAVLSLTSGQVDFVLNSLGLQRGFQEQLKKAPNVELIENSVNGFRFMAFNLRKYPFNIKEFRQAVATLIDREYICEKVLQGIAFPQYSVVPPGNAYWYNKDVPQWGKGLTRSQKIAEAVKLLKKAGFKWEVEPEVDVEKDKVLKRGKGLIMPDGKKMPEFEFMIMTAGYDPLRYTFGLNIASWLKEVGIPIEAVPTDFNVVSSKVFDEQDFDAFMMGWSLTLYPDHMKYFFHSEQAGLGGFNAEGYNNPEFDKLADDFVKEDDMEKAREKAFKLQEILADELPYIVLFDTPMLEAYRSDRLQFPYTKVLSGLQYVGGLTSSVKMLD; encoded by the coding sequence ATGAGAAGATTGTGGAGAGGAATCCTTGCCGGGTTGCTTTTCGTGTTCCTTGTTGCGGGAGTTGCTTCGACTGGGTTCGCGGCTCAGGGGAAGCTGTACGAGATGGCGATCTTCGCTGATCCCACCACTATCAACTTGTACTCGTCCCTGGGCCCGAGTTCGACCGTGTGGAACACGTTCGTTTCGAACAGCCAGTACTACACGTCCCTTTACGGGAACGCCGCTCCCACCTGGGCGTTCGTGCCGGCCGCAGCGGCCGACATGCCGAGCCCACTGAAACAGGAGACCATCGGCGGAAAGACCTACTACACGTCCATCGTCAAGATGCGCAAAGACATCAAGTGGAGCGACAATACCCCGCTGACCGCTGATGACGTCGTGTTCAGCTACAACGCTGTGCTCGAAATGGATCCGAACAAGCTGGGCGGGAACTGGCCCAGCATCGTGGACCCGACCGTTCTGGAGCGCGTTGAGAAGGTCGACGACTACACGGTGAAGTTCATCCTCAAGGAGAAACCCGGGTTGTCCCAGTGGCAGTACGGACTCCTCCAAAACTACATCGTTAACAAGAAGTACTGGGAGCCCGTGTTCGAGAAGGCGAAGAAGGCGGCTGATCCCGTCAAGGAGCTCTTTGCCCACGAGCCCGAGAACCAGCCCACAGCCGGTCCGTGGAAGTTCGGACATTGGGAGAAGGGCGCGTTCTGGCAGAACGTGCCTAACCCTGTGTACAGTGGCAAAGGTGAGGTCACCACATTCTACGAGAACGGCGTAGTGACCATCGAGAACCCGAGGACCGGGTTCAAGTGGCAGAGCGGCAAGCCCGAGGGCAAGGTGCAGCTCAAGGTGACCGACGGCCCCGACGCTACGGGTACGCTGTACAGGATATTCCAGAACCAGAGCGCTGCTGTGCTCTCGCTCACCAGCGGCCAGGTCGATTTCGTGCTGAACTCCCTGGGCCTGCAGCGCGGCTTCCAGGAGCAGTTGAAGAAGGCGCCCAACGTCGAGCTCATTGAGAACAGCGTGAACGGCTTCCGGTTCATGGCTTTCAACCTGCGGAAGTACCCCTTCAACATCAAGGAGTTCCGTCAGGCGGTCGCCACGCTCATCGACCGTGAGTACATCTGCGAGAAGGTGCTGCAGGGCATAGCGTTCCCGCAGTACTCGGTGGTGCCGCCCGGAAACGCGTACTGGTACAACAAAGACGTTCCTCAGTGGGGCAAGGGGCTCACTCGCTCCCAGAAGATAGCGGAAGCCGTGAAGCTCCTCAAGAAGGCCGGGTTCAAGTGGGAAGTCGAGCCTGAGGTGGACGTCGAGAAGGACAAGGTGCTGAAACGCGGTAAGGGGCTCATCATGCCGGACGGCAAGAAGATGCCCGAATTCGAGTTCATGATCATGACCGCCGGGTACGATCCTCTCCGCTACACGTTCGGTTTGAACATCGCATCGTGGCTCAAAGAGGTCGGCATCCCGATTGAAGCCGTGCCCACTGACTTCAACGTGGTCAGCTCGAAGGTCTTCGACGAGCAGGACTTCGACGCGTTCATGATGGGCTGGAGCCTGACCCTGTATCCGGACCACATGAAGTATTTCTTCCACAGCGAACAGGCAGGGCTCGGCGGCTTCAACGCCGAGGGCTATAACAATCCGGAGTTCGACAAGCTCGCGGACGACTTCGTGAAGGAAGACGACATGGAGAAGGCCCGCGAGAAGGCGTTCAAGCTCCAGGAGATCCTCGCCGATGAGTTGCCTTACATCGTGCTCTTCGACACGCCGATGCTCGAGGCGTATAGGTCCGACCGTCTGCAGTTCCCGTACACGAAGGTCCTGAGCGGCCTGCAGTACGTCGGGGGGCTCACGAGCTCGGTCAAGATGCTCGACTGA
- a CDS encoding ABC transporter permease, protein MRRYILSRLGQVILTLLIYITLVYFLLQAMPGDITQMYLANPKIPQAAREELKKQLGLDQGVFMQYLTYLKNFFRGELGVSFSQYPRPVWDILMERLPRTFVLFLTANVLSFYVGYVMGRVIAWRRGRVVDYAATVVGITFWTAFYPLLALVLIWVFAYTLKLLPLNQFIEPKLWQGAPFSVNTVFGYMVFGGGVVAIGLFLIFYAFLRGLKRTRRNVTLAWLSGSALVALALLVAWRQGVLVYIWDIANHMVLPVCTLTLISFAGTMLLMRDSMLETVQEDYVMAARAKGLPDNVVRDRYAARTAMLPTVTSLVLSLASSMSGGLVTETMFSWPGLGQVLFHSALANDYPLATGALAFTGVFLLIAHFVADILYAVLDPRITYTGQPATEA, encoded by the coding sequence ATGCGCCGATACATTTTGAGCAGGCTCGGACAGGTCATCCTTACGCTTCTGATATACATCACCCTGGTCTACTTCCTCCTCCAGGCCATGCCAGGTGACATCACCCAGATGTACTTGGCAAATCCCAAAATCCCCCAGGCGGCTAGGGAGGAGCTTAAGAAACAGCTCGGGCTCGACCAGGGAGTGTTCATGCAGTATCTAACCTACCTGAAGAACTTCTTCCGGGGAGAGCTGGGGGTATCGTTCTCGCAATACCCGCGGCCCGTGTGGGACATCTTGATGGAGCGACTGCCCCGGACTTTCGTGCTCTTCCTCACCGCGAACGTGCTCTCTTTCTATGTTGGTTACGTGATGGGACGGGTCATCGCTTGGCGCCGTGGCAGAGTCGTGGACTATGCCGCGACGGTCGTCGGGATAACATTCTGGACCGCGTTCTACCCTCTATTGGCGCTCGTGCTCATTTGGGTCTTTGCCTATACTCTGAAGCTGCTGCCGCTCAACCAGTTCATAGAGCCCAAGCTATGGCAGGGCGCCCCATTCTCCGTGAACACGGTATTCGGCTACATGGTGTTCGGGGGAGGTGTGGTGGCAATAGGGCTTTTCCTCATCTTCTATGCCTTCCTGCGCGGTCTCAAGCGGACGCGCCGAAATGTCACGTTGGCCTGGCTCTCGGGATCGGCGCTCGTGGCGTTGGCCCTCCTCGTTGCGTGGCGACAAGGGGTGCTGGTCTATATCTGGGATATAGCTAACCACATGGTGCTCCCCGTATGCACTCTCACGCTCATCAGCTTCGCAGGCACTATGCTCCTCATGCGTGACTCCATGCTTGAGACGGTGCAGGAGGACTATGTCATGGCCGCTCGCGCCAAGGGTCTTCCCGACAACGTTGTGAGGGACAGGTACGCCGCGCGAACCGCGATGCTGCCCACTGTGACAAGCCTCGTCCTCAGCCTGGCGAGCTCGATGAGCGGGGGCCTTGTCACCGAGACCATGTTCTCTTGGCCGGGGCTGGGCCAGGTGTTGTTCCATTCAGCGCTTGCGAACGACTACCCGCTTGCTACGGGAGCCCTCGCGTTCACCGGCGTGTTCCTGTTGATAGCGCACTTCGTTGCGGACATTCTCTACGCGGTTCTCGACCCGCGCATCACATACACGGGGCAGCCCGCGACAGAGGCTTAG